A window of Paenibacillus phoenicis genomic DNA:
GTTCTCGGGAACGAACTTTCAAGGTTCCTTCCGGGTATTCCGGGGCAGTCAAAATGTGTCCAACTTGGGCAATTTCAACTTCAATAACGTGACATCTTCGCTCATTTTAGTTGGCCGTAATCTGACGAACTCGGAGATCGCTGAAATCCAACGCACCGGAAGACCACCTAGAGACATTCTTATTATTAGACAATAATTGATTACAGGCTCATCGTTGGAAGCAGATCTAAAGAAGCTAGAATTCACCGCGTTCCTCTTACCCGGATTGGTTTCCTCCTTAAATGCACGAATATAGCGAAACGCCCCGGCCTTAGATCGCTCTTTGGCTGGGGCGTTTGTTGTTTAAGCTGCTTTTTTACTTTGCACCTTTGTAAGTTAAATTGATGTGATTCAGGTCCGTACTGCTATCAAAAATAAATTCAAGCTGGTAATCCCCACGGACGTACACTAATTTTTTCTGAGTGAGTTTACCCGATTTAATGGTAGAAGTCGAGTTTGGCATCCCATTTCTGGATCATTTCATCACGTGGATTGCCCTCATCCGCATTCAGAATTAGGGATACATTCAACTCGCCTGAATGTTTGGGGGGTTCTAAACTTGACCATTTTATTCCGTGTTTCGCCAGTTTCATATGTGCCTCTTGCACTTGCTTGCCTGAATAGCCGTGTTCATTAAATAAAAATAATCCTACTAATGCAAAGAAGCAACAATTTCTACCTTCATTCGATCAGGATCCTCAAAAAATACCGCATAATGATCCGGTCCACCTGCATAAGGATGTCTATCTTTATACAGAATAGTAACCCCACGATCTTCAAGCTGATTCGTAATCTTATTTACCTGCTCCTTGGAATTAGCTTGGAAAGCAAGATGATTTAATCCCACTCTTTTTCGGTGATAGGGAATATCTAAGTATTTTTCTCCTGTTTGTACAAAGACAATATATGTAGTTCCGCTGATCCAACTCACTCCCTGGTCCCACTCTTGATAGACCGAATATCCAAGCTCTTGAAAAATCCAATCCCAGAACGCTCTACTTGTTTGGAGGTCGGAAACATTGATTTCGACATGATGGATCATTGATAAGCTCCTTTTTATTACATTCCCTCAAGGATGTTTCTAGCAACCTGGTTTGCTTCATTTTTATTTCCCGCTGGTCCTGATACATATCCCTCAGTAAGATGATATCTCTCATTTATATCATTCAATTGTAACCATACCTTATTAAAATCAGCGGATGTCATTATGGAGCCGATTGAATTTAGTACATGAAACTCATTATTCTTTGTAAGTGTTTCAAAATATTTGTTGCCTTCTCTCTTGAGCTTGATATCATAGACCAAATCGTTATCTACAATCATTTTTCCGATGAACCTATCTTTCCCAAATAGCACTTTATAGTGCTCGCCGATGATTGATATTTGCGTTTGCTTTTCGAACTCCGTTTCTACCGAGTAAATAGTGCTTCTCAGACTTACTTCTACATGACGGGGACGATGAAAGTCATAAGTGAGATAAAGAATTACAATAAGGAATATACAACATAATGTTATGATCACTCTCTTCTTCAATTGGTCACCTCCATAAGATGAAACCTGAAGGATGTTACGGAGTCTTCAAGTTATTCAATCAAATCAAGACTTAACCGGATCATATCCCTGCACTGAATTCCGTTCTCATAAATCTTTTCAGGATAATGTCTTATAAAAAAATCCCGATCGATTCCAGTAATTCGGAATCCACATTTTTGATAAAGGAATAGCTGACCTATGC
This region includes:
- a CDS encoding VOC family protein; its protein translation is MIHHVEINVSDLQTSRAFWDWIFQELGYSVYQEWDQGVSWISGTTYIVFVQTGEKYLDIPYHRKRVGLNHLAFQANSKEQVNKITNQLEDRGVTILYKDRHPYAGGPDHYAVFFEDPDRMKVEIVASLH